DNA sequence from the Penicillium psychrofluorescens genome assembly, chromosome: 3 genome:
GATGTCAGCTACTCCAGTTCCGTCGCTCAGGGCATCGCGGCCGTTGCCTCAGCTGTGAACTCCTTCAATTCGGAGTGTCCCGACACACAGCTCGTTCTGGTTGGATACTCGCAGGTTAGCTGGGTCTCCCTAACACTTCTACGGGGAAAACTGCGTTCTAACCAGGCCCAATTGCCATTTAGGGCGGCGAAATCATGGATGCGGCTttgtgcggcggcggggacCCCAACCAAGGCTACACCAACACCGCGGTCCAGCTGTCCTCGGCCGCAGTGAATATGGTCAAGGCGGCCATTTTCATGGGAGATCCTCTTTTCAGAGCAGGCTTGTCGTATGAAGTTGGAACgtgcgctgctggaggcgtAAGaacttcttccttcctctcctcgTCCGAAGTTTGATCCTGACAATGCAGATGCAGTTCGATGAAAGGCCTGCCGGGTTTAGCTGCCCGTCGGCCAGCAAGATCCAGTCATACTGTGATTCCTCGGATCCGTATTGCTGCAACGGCAGTGACGCCGCAACCCACCAGGGCTACGGGGTCGAGTACGGTTCACAGGCATTggccttcatcaagaccaagcTGTCCTCCTAAAGTGGATCcactactaccaccaccaccaccactgccacTAGCTCGGGGTCTGGGGGCACGTCTACCGGCACTGTTGCAGAATGGGGAAAATGTGGTGGAGAGGGCTGGACAGGAGGAACGGTGTGTGCGAGCCCGTACACGTGCCAAGCGGCGAGTGCGTACTATTCGCAGCGTCTCTAAAGTAAAGTGGTTTGCGGGTATAGTCTGGGGCATTGATCAGAGATGAGGAAAAGCAGAATCTGACATCAGATATCCTAGTAGCATTTAGTGGAACTGAGCTGATGACACTGGAGCCATGGTTCACTCCATGGATCTGCAGACTAGCTGTGATGATTTTGATCCCTTTGTAAACAATGCTGTATCTCTTGTCTTTCCGGTTTTCTTAACGCTGACTCCTTCATACAACCGAATTTCTGCCGGTGAAGCTAGGAAACGCCCGTCTCTGTCGTTTCTACTAGGCTCCTCGTACGCCCATTGTATAAGCAGACACTCGACTCTGGAACGGTGCATGCAGATCTCTTAGAGAAGTGAGATGACCCACAGTGGATAATATATTTAGGACGGTCCATCATGAACTCAATTGAATTAACCAGAAAGGCACTAGAGATAATGAACAGCCAGCATTCATTCCACGTAAGAGTACATAACCTCAGCTGTCGCGCAGCATCTATCAACAGGAGAAATTTTGCATCTAATCTGAACAGaaatgaagatgaagaagggttTAGCTTTTTCCAACAAATAAGAAGTCAAAAACAACGCCGGTATTGGCTATTTCTGTCATAGGAATTGGACCACGAGTGGAAGGATGACAAACAAGAAATAACAGAAGTGGATATCAAATCATGATGAAAAGCGTCACAAGAAATAGGAATAGAAGATTAGGCTAACTTAATGAGAGACAAGAGAGTGTTCGCAGGATAGGAGGGGTGGGATTGAGGACCGGTTGATTCATGTCTGTTCCATTCCAGCCATCTGGAGGTCCTCCTGGGGTCCGGGCTCGGAGAGGAGAGGCTGCTTGATATCCATACCGTAGAGCTGGGCATCAGGAGTAGCCATATCAGGCGGGACTTCAGAGACCCggtcttccttttccttcgGTTTGGTGTCTCGCTCTGGCCGCTTGCGGCCGAAGCGCTCGCACCAGTGTTCGGCACTGACGAGCGTATCGTTGACGACGCCGCTCACTTGGGACATCATGTCAAGCCCTTCCTGGGCCAGAACTAATATCCGATGTGCATTGATGGTGTCATCTGAAGACGCAGCGGGCGAGTCGGGCGGCGGCTGGGAGTTCGACGCGACCTGGAACCGGTGTGGCAACGATGTCAGGTGCCGACGGACGAGATGGCGAGCATTCTCGGGTAGAGCGCCTCCGGCATACTTGGACACGACATCCACAACTTGCTTCAGCGTAGACAGGACGTCCGCCTTGACAGCTTGGATGCGCTGCTGTAGCAAAGATGCGCTTTCGCCATTAGCGCCGTCCTCTAGGTCATTCTGCGGCTGCCCTTGCCGCTCCTTGTGAGCTTCCCACTCGTTCACAGCATTCTGGAGAGCCACAATCGCTTTCCCGAGTCGGCCATTGGCCCACCGCAGCCATGTCAGACAGTACTGCAAACTGCGCAGGGATTCGTCGCTCATGGCGACTCCAAGCCCCGATGTCGAAATGACCAGTCGGCTCTGCCACGTCGGTGGGACTTGTCGACCGGATTTGGGTTTCTCTTCGTAGCGCGGAGATCGCATTTCGTCGTATGGAGGCAGCGTCTCGGCCATGGACAGATCTGACGAGCTCCGAGTCCGCGTCGCGGGCGTCGTATCGCCAGGTCTCCGCTCTACCTCCATCTCGGACGGGGACGCAGCGCCGTTCACTTTACGCCGCTTACTGCGCTTTGTGTCGGATGATGTTTCTCGTCGCTGTAGTGCCCAACGTAGACCGCTCTCAACACCGGTCTTGCGGCCGACTGTATTAACAGTGCTTGCGACGGGGGAGCCGATGGTGCGCTCAATGAACTCGGCGCTGGACTTGAAACGAGGAGAATACGATTTCGAGGTGGTGTACGCGGACACAGAACCGTTTATGGCAGAGGAGATCAGCGGGTGCGAGGTTGTCAGTAGAGACAGCAGCGGCTCTGGCTGCTGAGGGTCTGGTGAAGCGGTAGCCGGGATGGACTGCCGATATGCTTGAGGAGATCGTGCGAAATctaaaaataaaaaataaaacaTCAGAATCAAAGTGAGCGAAATGGCCGAACAGGACTGCCGTCTACCGAACCGAGCCGAGCTTCGTATTGTGAAGGCAACATACCTGAACGAAGACCTTCCAGCGCTTGCGCGGCCTCGAGATCATCCATGGACAGATCACTCTCGGCACGACGGGATCGATCGTCTGTGGGAGGTGGTGGGTTGCTCTCGGCGTGCATCACGGAGGAGAGAGCATTCTGGGGAGGGAGACGGGGAGATATCGGCGTCACCGAGAGCGACGGGCAGGCGGTATAAGAGGCTTCCAGCGAGGGGAAGGCCGTCGCGGCGGATACAGAAGCTGGGGCGGTGGCGtggggagcagcagcaagagcagTGGCGGACTCGCTCACGGTAGATAGACTAGTGATGTTTCGGGCAGGTGTTCTTTCCATGGCGGGTCAAGGAAGCAAATGATGGACGGAGGAGGGAGATACACGTGAAAGTGGAGCGGGCGTTAGGTAAGTCGGCCGGAGTACTTGGGCGCCCATACATTATCGTAGGCGCGAGCAAGTACCATATCGCCTTCACATGTCTCAACGTTTTACCAGCCCAGGCCGACGAGTGATCGTGTCCGGCCCCGAGAACATACAACCCAATAATCAGTCTCTTCGGGGCATCCCAGCATCTCTCCAGCATAACTTAAAATAATGAAACTAAATAATAGTGATAATGTGATGCACCGGAAGACTACCCTCCGTCACATCACATGTGTGTCAGGTAGAAAGgacccccccccccatccACTCTAATAGTAAGCCGCAAAGGACAGAATTAATTTGAGTCGGACCAATCGTACAATGTAGCCGTTTCCGGACTGGCTGAACAGCATGTGATGGCGGGGAGGATGATTACACCCAGGGCTCACTAGCGCACACTATCTCCGCCCTAGTCAGTATGAACCGATGCCGGCAGAGGGCTTGAAGCACTTTAGGCAGAATTCCTGCGATACGGCGGGTGTCCGTTTTTGGCCACGGGTGTGCCGGGGGGGCTTACTTTAGATGAAAGGCATATTTATGACTGGATCCAATTACCCAACCGATGCCATTTAATAGGATATCATAGTCCGGCACTCCAAACAGGATTAAACACAGTTCTTTCCAGGACGGACACAAGAAAACAATTTCACCATCATCCAGACTAACCAAAAGATTCACCGGGCGCCAAGGACAACTGCCCAGGGCAGAGACCACTTcagtctcttcttccccccgAACCCACCGACTTATCCGTCCACAGATCTGCCTCCCGGGGAGCGACATGCTTAGTCTTGATCGTCAATTTGTACCCAACAATCAATATGAGATACAGCGGGATACCGAGATACGACGCCACGAAAGATTTATAGTTGAAGTGCCGGCGACCGGCCTCGAACTGGAACGAATCGACGACCATAGTCACCGAGATAAACAGACATAGGATCAGAGCGAGAAGAGTTCCGGGGAGGCCGAAGCGGGCTTTGCAGATAAGCGCTTCGTCGGGGACGCCTTGGGCTTTGCGGGCTCGCACGAATGAGATGTGCGTAATGAGAATAGATATCCAGGTGAGGAGACCGAGCATCGTTACGCTGTTGACGAAATACCCGAACACTGCGGTGGAGTCGTGGCCGATATTCAGGTATGCTAGCGTCGTCACGGCGCAGCATACGCCGAGTGCGTAGATGGGGATGCCTCTGCGATTGGTGCGCGACAGGAAAGCGGGTGCTCGGTCCTTCAGGGCGAGATCACACatggccttggcggccagGTACAGATCGTAGTTTGCAATCGACAGAGTGCACATGAGGATGCAGGCATTCAGGATGTCTGGCAGGACGGATATGCCCGCCAGGTAGATCGCGGCAACGAACGGCGAGGCCGCGGCGTCTTTGGAGGATGCGCTGTGGAAAGCCAAGGTCACCGAGTTGTGCGGAACAATCATCCCCAGCAGCGTGATCCCCAGAAGGTGAAAGACCAGGATTCGGTAGAAGGTATACTTGATCGCGCGCGAAGTCGCTTTGTGTAAACACGGGGTCTGTGCCATGACCCCCGTTCTCTCGCTCCCAATATACGCAAACATCGCGGAGGATATAGTGCCGCAGGTCATATAGAACTTCTCGATCAGGCGATTCTCATTGGGTGGCCCAAATGCCCCGGGGGATTTCCAATATCGAAACCCTTTGCGATCATGATCCGGTCCACCGCCCAACGCGATGACGAGGGCTAGGAGCATGAGGCCGGACATCATCACGATTTTGAAACACGAGACATAAAACTCCATCTTGCTGGCCAGTCCGCGGCAGAGGAAGTTGAGCGCGGTGATGATAACGAGAAAGCACGTCACCCAGATGCCCGGGTTGACTCGTTCAGCATCAAGCCAGTAGGAAACCACCAACGTCGCGGCTGTAAGCTGATTCGGTGTGACAACGGCATACTTAAGCCAGAAGCTGTCAACCCCGTTGTCAAAGGGAGATTCAACCCCGTGGAAAAGCATGGCACTCACATCCAAGCCAAGCTAAATCCAAGTGCCGGGTCACAGAATCGAACAGCTTGATCGGCAACGGTGTAGGGTTTCGGCAACCAAGCAGCGACTTCGC
Encoded proteins:
- a CDS encoding uncharacterized protein (ID:PFLUO_005655-T1.cds;~source:funannotate), producing MISKAVTLSLLAGSALAVPLEVNIAKRSCPNIHVFGARETTVSPGYGSSITVVDDVLNAYPGSTSEAISYPACGGQASCGDVSYSSSVAQGIAAVASAVNSFNSECPDTQLVLVGYSQGGEIMDAALCGGGDPNQGYTNTAVQLSSAAVNMVKAAIFMGDPLFRAGLSYEVGTCAAGGFDERPAGFSCPSASKIQSYCDSSDPYCCNGSDAATHQGYGVEYGSQALAFIKTKLSS
- a CDS encoding uncharacterized protein (ID:PFLUO_005656-T1.cds;~source:funannotate), which gives rise to MERTPARNITSLSTVSESATALAAAPHATAPASVSAATAFPSLEASYTACPSLSVTPISPRLPPQNALSSVMHAESNPPPPTDDRSRRAESDLSMDDLEAAQALEGLRSDFARSPQAYRQSIPATASPDPQQPEPLLSLLTTSHPLISSAINGSVSAYTTSKSYSPRFKSSAEFIERTIGSPVASTVNTVGRKTGVESGLRWALQRRETSSDTKRSKRRKVNGAASPSEMEVERRPGDTTPATRTRSSSDLSMAETLPPYDEMRSPRYEEKPKSGRQVPPTWQSRLVISTSGLGVAMSDESLRSLQYCLTWLRWANGRLGKAIVALQNAVNEWEAHKERQGQPQNDLEDGANGESASLLQQRIQAVKADVLSTLKQVVDVVSKYAGGALPENARHLVRRHLTSLPHRFQVASNSQPPPDSPAASSDDTINAHRILVLAQEGLDMMSQVSGVVNDTLVSAEHWCERFGRKRPERDTKPKEKEDRVSEVPPDMATPDAQLYGMDIKQPLLSEPGPQEDLQMAGMEQT
- a CDS encoding uncharacterized protein (ID:PFLUO_005657-T1.cds;~source:funannotate); the encoded protein is MIQLHRQPSTSDPPPLEHAHTEPSAAPTVTVVHSDATPTGFADIYDELTPRQVGIMTIGSAIGTGLMIGTGRALSISGPAAVIISYTVVGFTAYLVLSALGEVAAWLPKPYTVADQAVRFCDPALGFSLAWIFWLKYAVVTPNQLTAATLVVSYWLDAERVNPGIWVTCFLVIITALNFLCRGLASKMEFYVSCFKIVMMSGLMLLALVIALGGGPDHDRKGFRYWKSPGAFGPPNENRLIEKFYMTCGTISSAMFAYIGSERTGVMAQTPCLHKATSRAIKYTFYRILVFHLLGITLLGMIVPHNSVTLAFHSASSKDAAASPFVAAIYLAGISVLPDILNACILMCTLSIANYDLYLAAKAMCDLALKDRAPAFLSRTNRRGIPIYALGVCCAVTTLAYLNIGHDSTAVFGYFVNSVTMLGLLTWISILITHISFVRARKAQGVPDEALICKARFGLPGTLLALILCLFISVTMVVDSFQFEAGRRHFNYKSFVASYLGIPLYLILIVGYKLTIKTKHVAPREADLWTDKSVGSGGRRD